From Cellulophaga lytica DSM 7489, a single genomic window includes:
- a CDS encoding LysE family transporter: MTHLLILFFATFSGAFMATVPPGLLNMNAAKISVEKGKLNGIIFSIGVAITVILQAYIAVIISKFLHNNPDFVGVLLKVALGVFALLGIYFFAMAKEWIKPKKKAKPKISKRNSFFKGVFLAAINLLTIPYYSGMNAMWKASGWIKFQVWDILVFILAAGCGTFAVLYLYTVYFNKLEKKSNGFSKNSNYIISALMLLLFIITLIRVYNH, translated from the coding sequence ATGACACACTTACTCATACTCTTTTTTGCAACATTTTCTGGGGCCTTTATGGCAACTGTGCCTCCTGGGTTGTTAAATATGAATGCTGCAAAAATTAGTGTAGAAAAAGGAAAGTTAAATGGTATAATATTTAGTATTGGCGTAGCTATAACGGTAATTTTACAAGCATACATAGCGGTAATAATATCTAAATTTTTACACAATAATCCAGATTTTGTTGGTGTACTGCTAAAAGTAGCTTTAGGAGTATTTGCCTTATTAGGCATTTATTTTTTTGCTATGGCAAAAGAGTGGATTAAACCTAAAAAGAAGGCCAAGCCTAAAATTAGTAAGCGTAATAGTTTTTTTAAAGGTGTTTTTTTAGCAGCAATAAACCTTCTTACAATTCCGTATTACAGTGGTATGAATGCAATGTGGAAGGCATCAGGCTGGATTAAATTTCAGGTTTGGGATATTTTGGTGTTTATACTTGCTGCAGGCTGTGGTACTTTTGCAGTGTTGTACTTATACACTGTTTATTTTAATAAACTAGAGAAAAAATCTAACGGGTTTTCTAAAAACTCTAATTACATTATAAGTGCCTTAATGCTGTTACTTTTTATTATAACTTTAATAAGAGTATATAATCATTAA
- a CDS encoding glycosyltransferase family protein, with product MNKSKRILVAPLNWGLGHATRCIPIINALLTQGFTPVIASDGDALNLLKKEFPGLEFHELPSYKIKYAKNGKNFKIKLLWDSPKMLKAIQKEKKQTKKLVKEFNIDGIISDNRLGVCYKKVPSVFITHQLNVLTGNTTWMTTKLHQNIIKKFDECWVPDTKKQPNLSGKLGHLKKSSLKIKYLGPLSRFSKTDTPKKYDLMVLLSGPEPQRSMLEEKIFDELIGYPNDVLFVKGIIEEEQKISSLRGNIVVYNFMSSKALERAINESKLILCRSGYTTLMDLAKLEKKAFFIPTPGQFEQEYLAKRLNKKEIAPTCQQDDFTLELLKKVKDYKGLTKFKSTVDYSSLFSIFSKVKENSDPTSTTLST from the coding sequence ATGAATAAAAGCAAACGCATATTGGTTGCCCCATTAAACTGGGGTTTAGGGCACGCTACAAGATGTATTCCTATAATTAATGCTTTATTAACCCAAGGTTTTACTCCTGTTATTGCCTCTGATGGCGACGCACTTAACCTTTTAAAAAAAGAATTTCCGGGCTTGGAGTTTCACGAATTGCCATCGTACAAAATAAAATATGCCAAAAACGGAAAAAACTTTAAAATAAAATTACTTTGGGATTCTCCTAAAATGCTTAAAGCAATACAAAAAGAGAAAAAACAAACTAAAAAACTGGTAAAAGAGTTTAATATTGATGGTATTATATCTGACAACCGTTTAGGTGTTTGCTACAAAAAAGTACCTAGTGTTTTTATTACGCACCAATTAAATGTGCTGACCGGTAACACCACTTGGATGACCACTAAATTGCACCAAAATATTATTAAAAAATTTGATGAATGTTGGGTGCCAGACACTAAAAAACAGCCTAACCTATCTGGCAAACTTGGCCATTTAAAAAAATCTAGCCTTAAAATTAAATACTTGGGACCACTAAGTAGGTTTAGTAAAACTGACACACCTAAAAAGTACGATTTAATGGTGCTGTTATCTGGTCCAGAACCACAACGTTCTATGCTTGAAGAAAAAATATTTGATGAACTTATTGGCTATCCTAATGATGTACTTTTTGTAAAAGGTATTATAGAGGAAGAGCAAAAAATATCTTCATTAAGAGGCAACATTGTTGTATACAACTTTATGAGTTCTAAAGCTTTAGAACGCGCTATAAACGAAAGCAAACTAATACTTTGCAGATCTGGCTACACTACTTTAATGGATTTAGCCAAACTAGAAAAAAAGGCGTTTTTTATACCAACACCTGGACAGTTTGAGCAGGAGTATTTAGCCAAAAGATTAAATAAAAAAGAAATAGCACCAACTTGCCAACAAGATGACTTTACACTAGAATTATTAAAAAAAGTGAAAGATTATAAAGGTTTAACCAAATTTAAAAGTACTGTAGACTACTCTTCTTTATTCTCTATTTTTTCTAAAGTAAAAGAAAACTCAGATCCAACATCGACTACACTTTCTACATAA
- a CDS encoding response regulator transcription factor, whose amino-acid sequence MKKKDIKILLVDDEPDILEIVSYNLSSEGYEVFTAKNGVEAVAKAKKKHPHLIILDVMMPEMDGIEACEIIRNTPGLQNTIITFLTARGEDYSQVAGFDAGADDCITKPIKPKVLVSKVKALLRRLKEDNAAEQEDIVKVGNIVINREEYKVINDGQEIVLPRKEFELLALLTSKPNKVYKREVILDKVWGNEVVVGGRTIDVHIRKLREKIGDDHFKTVKGVGYKFVL is encoded by the coding sequence ATGAAAAAGAAGGATATTAAAATACTTTTAGTAGACGACGAACCAGACATTTTAGAAATTGTTAGTTATAACCTTTCGTCAGAAGGATATGAGGTTTTTACAGCAAAAAATGGGGTTGAAGCTGTTGCTAAAGCAAAGAAAAAACATCCTCACTTAATTATTTTAGATGTAATGATGCCAGAAATGGATGGCATTGAAGCTTGCGAAATTATACGCAACACACCTGGTTTGCAAAACACAATTATTACCTTTTTAACGGCTAGAGGAGAAGATTATTCTCAGGTTGCCGGGTTTGATGCTGGTGCAGATGATTGCATTACAAAGCCTATTAAGCCAAAAGTTTTGGTTAGTAAGGTAAAAGCTTTGTTAAGAAGGTTAAAAGAAGACAATGCTGCAGAGCAAGAAGATATAGTTAAAGTTGGTAACATTGTAATTAATAGAGAAGAGTACAAGGTTATTAATGATGGCCAAGAAATAGTACTGCCAAGAAAAGAGTTTGAGCTTTTAGCTTTGTTAACCTCTAAGCCTAATAAAGTGTACAAAAGAGAAGTTATTTTAGACAAGGTTTGGGGTAACGAAGTTGTTGTTGGTGGTAGAACTATTGATGTGCACATTAGAAAATTAAGAGAAAAAATAGGAGACGACCATTTTAAAACTGTAAAAGGTGTTGGTTATAAGTTTGTTTTATAA
- a CDS encoding MGMT family protein yields MATDNQNFFERVYAVAKQIPYGRVTSYGAIAKYLGAARSARMVGWAMNASHLKEEIPAHRVVNRKGLLTGKHHFDGTNLMQQLLENEGVVVINNQIQNLETYFWDPIEELE; encoded by the coding sequence ATGGCAACAGATAATCAGAATTTTTTTGAAAGAGTATATGCGGTAGCAAAACAAATACCCTATGGCAGAGTAACCTCTTATGGGGCAATAGCTAAATATTTAGGAGCTGCACGTAGTGCGCGTATGGTAGGTTGGGCTATGAATGCATCTCATTTAAAAGAAGAAATACCAGCCCACAGAGTAGTAAACCGTAAAGGGTTGCTAACAGGTAAGCATCATTTTGACGGAACCAACCTTATGCAACAGCTTTTAGAGAATGAAGGTGTTGTGGTTATAAACAATCAAATACAAAACTTAGAAACCTATTTTTGGGATCCTATAGAAGAACTAGAGTAG
- a CDS encoding NifU family protein, with product MTTEEVRTNVEKALEEIRPFLQSDGGDISLISIDNDTSVKVKLEGACVGCSVNQMTLKSGVEMTIKKYVPQIEEVINVG from the coding sequence ATGACAACAGAAGAGGTAAGAACTAACGTAGAGAAAGCATTAGAGGAAATCCGCCCATTTTTACAGAGTGATGGTGGTGATATTTCTCTAATTTCAATAGATAATGATACTTCTGTAAAAGTAAAGTTAGAAGGTGCGTGTGTTGGTTGTAGTGTAAACCAAATGACACTTAAAAGTGGTGTAGAAATGACCATTAAAAAGTATGTGCCACAGATTGAAGAAGTAATTAACGTTGGTTAA
- a CDS encoding Mrp/NBP35 family ATP-binding protein gives MKLNKQDVLKALEKITVPGEGKNMVESGAVTNVMVFGDEVVVDVTINNPSLQARKKTEVEILKAIHAEVYEKAKIKVNIKVDAEAAKPKTNEIKGKPLPGIKNIIAVASGKGGVGKSTVTANLAVSLAKMGFKVGLLDADIYGPSMPIMFDVAQEKPLAVNIDGKSKMKPVESYGVKLLSIGFFTQPNQAVIWRGPMASKALNQMIFDAHWGEIDFMLIDLPPGTGDIHLSIMQAMPVTGAVVVSTPQEIALADARKGVAMFQQDSINVPVLGVVENMAYFTPEELPNNKYYIFGKEGAKHLSEDLKVPFLGEVPLVQSIREAGDVGRPAAMQEGTPIETAFNELTKNVVQQVVSRNTDLPPTEAIKITTMAGCSPVNKQ, from the coding sequence ATGAAGCTAAATAAACAAGATGTCTTAAAGGCATTAGAAAAGATAACAGTTCCTGGTGAAGGTAAAAATATGGTTGAAAGCGGAGCTGTAACCAATGTTATGGTTTTTGGTGATGAGGTAGTTGTAGATGTAACTATAAACAATCCTAGTTTACAAGCACGTAAAAAAACTGAGGTAGAAATTTTAAAAGCTATACACGCAGAAGTGTATGAAAAAGCTAAAATTAAAGTTAATATTAAGGTTGATGCAGAAGCTGCAAAGCCAAAAACTAACGAAATTAAAGGGAAGCCACTTCCTGGAATTAAAAATATTATAGCTGTTGCCTCTGGTAAAGGAGGTGTAGGTAAATCTACAGTAACAGCTAACCTAGCTGTAAGCTTAGCTAAAATGGGCTTTAAAGTTGGTTTGTTAGATGCAGATATCTACGGGCCATCTATGCCAATTATGTTTGATGTGGCTCAAGAAAAACCTTTAGCAGTAAATATAGACGGTAAGTCTAAAATGAAACCAGTAGAAAGTTACGGAGTTAAATTGCTATCTATTGGCTTTTTTACACAACCAAACCAAGCTGTAATTTGGAGAGGGCCAATGGCATCTAAAGCATTAAACCAAATGATTTTTGATGCACATTGGGGAGAAATAGACTTTATGCTTATAGATTTGCCTCCAGGAACAGGAGATATACATTTAAGTATTATGCAGGCAATGCCTGTAACTGGTGCTGTAGTAGTAAGTACACCACAAGAAATAGCTTTAGCAGATGCACGTAAAGGTGTAGCAATGTTTCAGCAAGATTCTATTAACGTACCTGTTTTAGGAGTTGTAGAAAATATGGCGTATTTTACTCCAGAAGAGTTGCCAAACAACAAATATTATATTTTTGGTAAAGAAGGAGCAAAACACTTATCAGAAGACTTAAAAGTGCCTTTTTTAGGAGAAGTTCCTTTGGTACAAAGCATAAGAGAAGCTGGTGATGTTGGTAGACCTGCAGCAATGCAAGAAGGTACACCTATAGAAACTGCTTTTAACGAGCTTACAAAAAATGTAGTGCAACAAGTGGTAAGTAGAAATACAGATTTGCCACCAACAGAGGCTATTAAAATAACAACTATGGCGGGTTGCTCGCCTGTTAATAAGCAATAA
- a CDS encoding sensor histidine kinase, with product MAKRLKKSYKFAFRSSFFIVITLTLLLGLYMYYAATVEWLFLLCFALVSFSISFLIIQHRVERFIYRRIKKIYDDVSLLESTSFSSAPITTDIKTLTEEIEKFAKGKKIEIDTLKIREEYRKDFLGNVSHELKTPLFTVQGYILTLLDGAMDDKKVREKYLERANKGVERLIYIVKDLDMITKLEAGGLTMEFEDFDIVELIQNVFDLLEMRAAKKQITLTFDMEYKEPILVRADKERMQQVVSNLLVNSIKYGHTNGTTEVSVENLIKNKVIVRVTDNGEGISKEHLSRLFERFYRVEKSRNREVGGSGLGLSIVKHIIEAHNEKIYVESVVDVGSEFSFTLEKIENKEE from the coding sequence ATGGCAAAAAGACTAAAAAAGTCATATAAATTCGCATTCCGTTCGTCATTTTTTATTGTAATAACACTAACACTGTTGTTAGGATTATATATGTATTATGCAGCTACTGTAGAGTGGCTGTTTTTGTTATGTTTTGCACTTGTTAGCTTTAGTATATCGTTTTTAATTATACAGCATAGAGTAGAGCGTTTTATATACAGAAGAATAAAAAAAATATATGATGATGTTTCTTTACTAGAGTCTACTTCTTTTTCATCTGCTCCTATTACTACAGATATAAAAACCTTGACAGAGGAGATTGAAAAATTTGCCAAAGGAAAAAAAATAGAAATTGACACGCTTAAAATTAGAGAAGAATACCGAAAAGATTTTTTAGGTAACGTATCTCATGAGTTAAAAACACCATTGTTTACGGTACAAGGTTATATTTTAACGTTGTTAGATGGTGCTATGGACGATAAAAAAGTGCGCGAAAAATATTTAGAGCGTGCTAATAAAGGTGTAGAGCGTTTAATATACATTGTTAAAGATTTAGATATGATTACCAAGCTAGAGGCTGGTGGTTTAACAATGGAATTTGAAGATTTTGATATTGTAGAGCTCATACAAAATGTTTTTGATTTGCTAGAAATGCGTGCTGCTAAAAAGCAAATTACATTAACTTTTGATATGGAGTATAAAGAGCCAATACTAGTTAGGGCAGATAAGGAGCGTATGCAACAGGTGGTGTCTAACTTGTTGGTAAACTCAATAAAATACGGCCACACTAACGGTACTACAGAGGTTAGTGTAGAGAACCTTATAAAAAATAAAGTAATTGTACGTGTTACAGACAATGGCGAAGGTATATCTAAAGAACACCTATCTAGGCTTTTTGAGCGTTTTTACCGTGTAGAAAAAAGTAGAAACAGAGAGGTTGGTGGCTCTGGACTAGGTTTATCTATAGTAAAACACATTATAGAAGCACATAACGAAAAAATTTATGTAGAAAGTGTAGTCGATGTTGGATCTGAGTTTTCTTTTACTTTAGAAAAAATAGAGAATAAAGAAGAGTAG
- a CDS encoding 2Fe-2S iron-sulfur cluster-binding protein has protein sequence MSDIKLKITDREGVLHEVDAPTDMNMNLMEVVRSYELAPEGTIGICGGMAMCASCQCYVKSDHELPEMSDDEDAMLAEAFNVEDNSRLGCQIHMTPDLDGLEVELAPES, from the coding sequence ATGAGTGATATTAAATTAAAAATAACAGACAGAGAAGGTGTTTTACACGAGGTAGATGCACCTACTGATATGAATATGAATTTAATGGAAGTTGTACGTTCTTACGAGCTTGCTCCAGAGGGTACAATTGGTATTTGTGGTGGTATGGCAATGTGTGCCTCTTGTCAATGTTATGTTAAGTCGGATCATGAGCTACCAGAAATGTCTGATGATGAAGATGCTATGTTGGCAGAAGCTTTTAATGTAGAAGATAACAGCAGATTAGGTTGTCAAATACATATGACGCCAGATTTAGATGGTTTAGAAGTTGAGTTGGCTCCAGAGAGTTAA
- the trmB gene encoding tRNA (guanosine(46)-N7)-methyltransferase TrmB, with translation MGSKNKLKRFKENETFDNVIQPTREEIVDETFALKGKWNTFFKNDNPIILELGCGKGEYTVGLAKQSPNKNFIGVDIKGARFWRGAKTATEENMDNVGFIRTQIELIDQLFAEGEVSEIWITFPDPQIKYKRTKHRLTNEAFLAKYRQILKADGVVNLKTDSEFMHGYTLGLLHGKGLEVLYANHDVYKNEGSPKEVLEIQTFYENQYLEKGKPITYIKFRVN, from the coding sequence GTGGGAAGTAAAAACAAGCTAAAGAGGTTTAAAGAAAATGAAACGTTTGATAACGTAATTCAGCCAACCAGAGAAGAAATAGTAGATGAAACATTTGCTTTAAAAGGCAAGTGGAATACTTTTTTTAAGAACGATAACCCAATTATACTAGAGTTGGGTTGTGGTAAAGGAGAGTATACCGTTGGTTTGGCAAAGCAAAGTCCTAACAAAAATTTTATTGGTGTAGACATAAAAGGAGCTCGTTTTTGGAGAGGAGCTAAAACAGCAACCGAAGAAAATATGGATAATGTTGGTTTTATTAGAACTCAGATAGAGTTAATAGATCAACTTTTTGCAGAAGGTGAAGTTTCTGAAATTTGGATTACTTTTCCAGATCCTCAAATAAAATACAAACGTACCAAGCACAGGTTAACTAACGAGGCTTTTTTAGCTAAGTATAGGCAAATATTAAAAGCAGATGGTGTTGTTAACCTAAAAACCGATAGCGAGTTTATGCACGGTTACACTTTAGGTCTTTTGCATGGTAAAGGTTTAGAGGTACTTTACGCAAATCATGATGTGTATAAAAATGAAGGAAGTCCAAAAGAAGTATTAGAAATTCAGACTTTCTATGAAAATCAGTATCTTGAGAAAGGAAAACCAATCACCTATATAAAATTTAGAGTCAATTAA
- a CDS encoding NAD(P)/FAD-dependent oxidoreductase, translating to MIKTDILIIGAGPTGLFAVFEAGLLKLKCHLIDALPQAGGQCSEIYPKKPIYDIPGFPEVLAGDLVDNLMEQIKAFQPGFTLGERAETIDKQEDGSFIVTTNKGTKHHAPIVAIAGGLGSFEPRKPLLENLSKFEDNGVAYMIKDPEVYRNKKVVIAGGGDSALDWSIFLADVAAEVTLVHRRNEFRGALDSVEKVQQLKNAGKINLITPAEIVGLKGDDTLTAVEIKKTGEEENLVLEVDNFIALFGLSPKLGPIGDWGLEIEKNAIKVDNALDYQTNIPGIYAIGDVNTYPGKLKLILCGFHEATLMCQSAYQKIYPDKKYVMKYTTVGGVSGFDGTKKEAPKAVVKAIE from the coding sequence ATGATTAAGACAGATATATTAATTATAGGTGCTGGTCCAACAGGATTATTTGCTGTTTTTGAAGCCGGATTGTTAAAACTAAAGTGCCATTTAATAGATGCCTTGCCACAAGCAGGCGGACAATGTTCTGAGATTTATCCTAAAAAACCAATTTATGATATTCCTGGTTTTCCAGAAGTACTGGCAGGTGATTTGGTAGATAACTTAATGGAGCAAATAAAAGCGTTTCAGCCAGGTTTTACTTTGGGTGAACGTGCAGAAACTATAGATAAACAAGAAGATGGTTCTTTTATAGTTACAACAAATAAAGGTACAAAACACCACGCACCAATTGTTGCAATTGCAGGTGGTTTAGGTAGTTTTGAACCTCGTAAACCCTTGTTAGAAAACTTATCTAAGTTTGAGGACAATGGCGTTGCTTATATGATAAAAGATCCAGAAGTTTATCGTAATAAAAAAGTGGTTATAGCTGGTGGTGGAGATTCTGCTTTGGATTGGAGTATTTTTTTAGCTGATGTAGCTGCTGAGGTTACTTTGGTGCATAGAAGAAATGAGTTTAGAGGAGCTTTAGACTCGGTTGAAAAAGTGCAACAACTTAAAAATGCAGGTAAAATTAACCTTATTACTCCGGCAGAAATTGTTGGTTTAAAAGGAGATGATACACTTACTGCTGTAGAAATTAAAAAAACAGGAGAAGAAGAAAACCTTGTTTTAGAGGTAGATAATTTTATTGCTTTATTTGGTTTATCTCCAAAACTAGGTCCAATAGGAGATTGGGGATTAGAGATAGAGAAAAATGCAATAAAAGTTGATAATGCTTTAGATTACCAAACAAACATACCTGGTATTTATGCTATTGGAGATGTAAATACATATCCAGGAAAACTAAAGCTCATATTGTGTGGTTTTCATGAAGCTACATTAATGTGTCAGAGTGCCTACCAAAAAATATATCCAGATAAAAAATATGTTATGAAATATACTACCGTTGGTGGTGTGTCTGGTTTTGATGGTACTAAAAAAGAAGCGCCTAAAGCAGTTGTAAAAGCAATAGAATAA
- a CDS encoding ABC transporter ATP-binding protein — protein MAEKKVSILTAFKTIIWPRRKLVFIGLLLIVISKAASFVAPISLKYLMDDIVPNKDIPFLKTLVALVIAAFLVQAITSFLLTKVLSIQAQYLISELRAQVQKKVLSLPISFFDNNKSGGLVSRIMSDVEGVRNLIGTGLVQLVGGTITAVVSVVLLVQISLTMTLMAFAPLILFAFISIKAFKIIRPVFRERGKINAEVKGRLTETLSGVRVIKGFNAEEQENKIFEKGVAKLYKNVKKSLTATAVMTSSSTFLLGLATTGIMMGYGGYLLITGDLTTGEYFQFTFLLALMVAPIVQMSNVGSQLTEALAGLDRTEELMNMTAEADEKDRTIVLDDIKGDVAFNNVSFAYEEDKEVITNVSFTVNSGKVVALVGSSGSGKSTIAGLAASFLNPDGGTITIDGNDLSKIDLNSFRQHLGVVLQDDFLFEGTIRNNILFPRPNATEEELLNAVEAAYVNEFTDRFDDGLETLIGERGVKLSGGQRQRIAIARAILANPKILILDEATSNLDTESEALIQKSLATLTQGRTTFVIAHRLSTIRKADQILVIENGEIAESGTHDELIAKEGRYFNLFTYQARI, from the coding sequence ATGGCAGAGAAGAAAGTAAGCATTTTAACCGCATTTAAAACTATTATTTGGCCAAGACGCAAACTTGTTTTTATAGGACTTTTATTAATTGTAATAAGTAAGGCCGCAAGTTTTGTTGCTCCAATATCTCTTAAATATTTAATGGATGATATTGTACCAAATAAAGATATTCCCTTTTTAAAAACTTTAGTAGCGCTGGTAATTGCTGCTTTTTTGGTGCAAGCAATAACATCATTTTTACTTACCAAAGTATTAAGTATACAGGCACAGTATTTAATATCTGAACTACGTGCGCAAGTACAGAAAAAAGTATTGTCTTTACCTATTAGTTTTTTTGATAATAACAAGTCTGGCGGATTAGTATCTAGAATTATGAGTGATGTAGAAGGCGTACGGAATTTAATAGGCACTGGTTTGGTACAATTAGTGGGTGGTACTATTACCGCTGTAGTATCTGTTGTTTTGTTGGTGCAAATTAGTTTAACAATGACGCTAATGGCGTTTGCACCCTTAATTTTATTTGCCTTTATTTCTATAAAAGCATTTAAAATTATACGCCCTGTTTTTAGAGAACGAGGTAAAATAAACGCTGAAGTAAAAGGCAGGTTAACAGAAACTTTAAGCGGAGTTAGAGTTATTAAAGGTTTTAACGCCGAAGAACAAGAAAATAAAATTTTTGAAAAAGGTGTTGCTAAATTATATAAAAATGTAAAAAAGAGTTTAACGGCAACCGCTGTAATGACAAGCTCATCTACTTTTTTATTAGGACTTGCCACAACAGGGATTATGATGGGTTATGGTGGTTATTTATTAATTACAGGTGACTTAACAACGGGTGAGTATTTTCAGTTTACATTTTTACTTGCACTTATGGTTGCCCCTATTGTACAGATGAGTAACGTTGGTAGTCAGCTTACAGAAGCCCTTGCAGGTTTAGACCGTACAGAGGAGCTTATGAATATGACCGCAGAAGCAGATGAAAAAGACCGTACAATTGTATTAGACGATATTAAAGGTGATGTAGCTTTTAACAACGTCTCTTTTGCTTATGAAGAAGATAAAGAGGTAATTACCAACGTAAGTTTTACTGTAAACTCAGGTAAGGTGGTTGCTTTGGTTGGCAGTTCTGGTTCTGGAAAATCTACCATTGCTGGTTTAGCTGCAAGTTTTTTAAATCCGGATGGCGGCACAATTACTATTGATGGTAACGACTTATCTAAAATAGACTTAAACAGTTTTAGACAACATTTAGGTGTGGTTTTGCAAGACGACTTTTTGTTTGAAGGCACCATACGTAATAACATCCTTTTTCCTAGACCAAACGCTACAGAAGAAGAACTTTTAAACGCCGTTGAAGCTGCCTACGTAAATGAATTTACAGATAGATTTGATGATGGCTTAGAAACTTTAATTGGAGAACGTGGAGTTAAATTATCTGGCGGACAACGCCAACGTATTGCTATTGCTAGAGCTATTTTGGCCAATCCTAAAATATTAATTTTAGACGAAGCCACCTCTAATTTAGATACAGAGAGTGAAGCTTTAATACAAAAAAGTTTGGCCACATTAACGCAAGGCAGAACTACTTTTGTTATTGCACACAGACTAAGTACTATACGCAAGGCAGACCAGATTTTAGTGATAGAAAATGGTGAAATTGCAGAAAGCGGCACTCACGATGAACTTATTGCTAAAGAAGGACGTTACTTTAACTTGTTTACCTACCAAGCAAGAATATAA